A genomic region of Exiguobacterium sp. Helios contains the following coding sequences:
- a CDS encoding YhgE/Pip domain-containing protein, with translation MKSFKEVWSITQTKVGLMFALIVPVLFLVVWMTGYHGATDRLDQLRVAVVKDATTEGLYQNLKADSPFTVKAVSSEAEGMKQLDAGNVEMVLAADLTDAKQMTFHVNQANAEFANGILKQATAEIAKGINGQPAIQSDIIIEHEVSDFSMSMLPLLLGFVIYIAVMTMGIQFNLVTQILQKRFPKWSLFWSKQLLHGIVLLVVPLVMVSLAFAFADIETSFLKVWAFQLLLTATCISVTQMNFTIFGPIAPLVNVALIPFQLMTAGNIVPSSMLAPFYQTIGHYLPVPNAVGGLTRLLYFDGDISTYLLRLAVILLVTLVVTLILTAVRREQAHIVEVKQAS, from the coding sequence ATGAAGAGTTTTAAAGAAGTATGGTCCATCACACAAACGAAAGTCGGGTTAATGTTTGCCTTGATTGTTCCGGTCTTGTTCCTTGTCGTCTGGATGACCGGTTACCACGGCGCGACGGACCGGTTGGATCAGTTACGCGTCGCCGTCGTCAAAGATGCAACGACGGAAGGACTATATCAAAACCTCAAAGCCGATAGTCCGTTTACCGTCAAAGCCGTTTCGTCCGAAGCGGAAGGAATGAAACAACTCGATGCCGGAAACGTCGAGATGGTGCTTGCGGCAGACTTGACCGATGCAAAACAAATGACGTTTCATGTCAACCAGGCAAATGCCGAGTTCGCGAACGGTATTCTGAAACAGGCGACAGCTGAAATCGCCAAAGGAATCAACGGTCAACCGGCTATCCAATCGGACATCATCATCGAACACGAGGTATCCGATTTCTCAATGTCGATGTTGCCGTTGTTGCTTGGATTCGTGATTTATATTGCCGTCATGACGATGGGAATTCAATTTAATCTCGTGACACAAATTCTCCAAAAACGTTTTCCGAAATGGTCACTCTTTTGGAGCAAACAACTGTTACACGGGATCGTCCTGCTGGTTGTTCCGCTCGTCATGGTATCGCTTGCGTTTGCCTTTGCCGATATCGAGACATCATTCTTGAAAGTATGGGCGTTCCAACTGTTGCTGACAGCAACGTGTATCAGTGTCACGCAGATGAACTTCACAATTTTTGGTCCGATTGCCCCGCTTGTGAATGTCGCATTGATTCCGTTCCAACTGATGACGGCGGGCAATATCGTTCCGTCTTCGATGCTGGCTCCGTTTTACCAAACGATTGGTCATTATCTGCCGGTTCCGAATGCCGTCGGCGGTTTGACCCGGTTGCTGTATTTTGACGGTGATATCTCGACCTATCTCTTACGATTGGCGGTTATTCTGCTCGTGACGCTTGTGGTCACATTGATTTTGACAGCAGTTCGCCGGGAACAGGCACATATCGTCGAAGTCAAACAGGCTTCCTGA
- a CDS encoding SDR family oxidoreductase gives MSNVFIIGANGKVGRQVAKQLSGSSHDVRVGLRSKEQYADFEALGATPVFLDLEQDVASIQDAIQGSDIVIFTAGSGGHTGADKTILIDLDGAAKSVAAAEGIQAGQFIMVSALNADSPETWSDSMKPYYVAKHYADRLLRESSLAYTILRPGGLTDEAGMGAVTTDPASTDETTIAREDVARVVVASIGQQSAFHQTIPLLTGQTAIAELFA, from the coding sequence ATGAGTAACGTATTCATTATTGGAGCAAACGGAAAAGTCGGTCGTCAGGTGGCGAAACAATTAAGCGGATCGAGTCACGACGTCCGCGTCGGATTACGTTCAAAAGAACAGTATGCCGATTTTGAAGCCCTCGGGGCAACACCGGTTTTTCTCGATTTGGAGCAGGATGTCGCGTCGATTCAAGATGCGATCCAAGGCAGTGACATCGTCATCTTCACAGCAGGATCCGGCGGTCACACCGGTGCCGACAAAACCATTTTGATTGATCTCGACGGAGCGGCAAAATCGGTTGCGGCAGCAGAAGGGATTCAGGCAGGCCAGTTCATCATGGTCAGTGCGTTAAATGCCGATTCGCCGGAAACGTGGTCCGACAGCATGAAACCGTATTATGTCGCGAAACATTATGCGGATCGTCTGTTGCGTGAAAGTTCTCTTGCCTATACGATTCTGCGCCCGGGCGGCCTGACGGACGAGGCGGGAATGGGAGCGGTGACGACGGATCCGGCATCAACGGACGAAACGACGATTGCCCGCGAGGATGTCGCACGTGTCGTCGTCGCATCAATCGGACAACAGTCGGCATTCCACCAAACGATTCCGTTATTGACGGGTCAAACCGCGATTGCTGAACTGTTTGCTTAA
- a CDS encoding transporter substrate-binding domain-containing protein, protein MNKRGLALGGSLLLSGLMVATRLKNAMGSFSVSKQNVFTKKKIVVGTTGDYKPFTYLNRQTNQYEGFDIDVIRSFAEGAGLEVEFVPTTWGTLTRDLRAGKFHMVVGGVTKNIEREIVGDFTKSYLSFQKTPLVRTTDLDLLTSIEAINRPDVTIGLNPGGTNEQFVRQTFDQAHIVMYADNLAIPVAVATGEVDVMITDTVEAIYYASLDTRLGAPKITEKWIPAEKSYLIQDRQTEVLDVMNLWMNSYEGQEQIRALKEKWSVASVVHDVI, encoded by the coding sequence GTGAATAAACGAGGATTGGCACTTGGAGGAAGTCTGTTGCTTTCCGGTCTCATGGTAGCGACACGATTAAAGAATGCGATGGGTTCATTCAGCGTTAGTAAACAAAATGTATTCACCAAGAAGAAGATTGTCGTCGGAACGACCGGAGATTATAAACCGTTTACGTACCTGAACCGTCAGACCAACCAATATGAAGGGTTTGACATCGATGTCATCCGTTCGTTTGCGGAAGGAGCCGGTCTTGAAGTCGAGTTTGTTCCAACGACATGGGGAACACTGACCCGTGATCTGCGTGCCGGAAAATTTCATATGGTCGTCGGTGGTGTCACGAAAAACATCGAACGCGAAATCGTCGGTGACTTCACGAAAAGTTACCTGTCGTTTCAAAAGACACCGCTCGTCCGGACAACGGATCTCGACCTGTTGACGTCAATCGAGGCAATCAATCGACCGGACGTGACAATCGGCTTAAACCCAGGAGGAACGAACGAACAATTCGTCCGGCAGACTTTTGATCAAGCCCATATCGTCATGTATGCCGATAATTTGGCTATCCCGGTAGCTGTCGCGACCGGCGAAGTCGATGTCATGATCACGGATACGGTTGAAGCGATTTATTATGCGTCGCTGGATACGCGGCTAGGGGCTCCGAAAATCACTGAAAAGTGGATTCCGGCCGAAAAAAGTTATCTGATTCAGGATCGACAGACCGAAGTCCTGGATGTCATGAATCTATGGATGAATTCCTATGAAGGACAGGAACAGATTCGAGCCTTAAAAGAAAAGTGGTCTGTCGCTTCTGTCGTGCATGATGTCATCTAA